One stretch of Gemmatimonadaceae bacterium DNA includes these proteins:
- a CDS encoding GvpL/GvpF family gas vesicle protein: MPNALRLFGITDVEHHAQAKPPENIELLHFRDLAAIVSPAEYASAPPTGEMIDQYRRVVDDVFGKAPVLPAPVGTVFRSRETLTRWLELHYITLTEALSFVEDRAVARVHVGRVDGKAAERETGSDVAAAAAESLRLLRRHAVVAVPLKSEQLTGIVLSSAFLVDRELWDDFIAAVDDQRRRNPRLALDLSGPWPPFDFVRMQFGG; this comes from the coding sequence ATGCCTAACGCGCTTCGGTTGTTCGGCATTACCGATGTGGAGCATCACGCGCAGGCGAAACCGCCCGAGAATATCGAGCTGCTGCACTTTCGCGACCTCGCGGCCATCGTCAGTCCGGCGGAGTATGCCTCGGCGCCACCGACCGGTGAGATGATCGATCAATATCGGCGCGTGGTGGACGACGTCTTCGGAAAAGCGCCCGTTCTGCCCGCGCCCGTGGGAACGGTATTCCGGTCCCGCGAGACGCTCACTCGATGGCTCGAACTGCACTACATCACGCTCACCGAAGCGCTGTCGTTTGTCGAGGACCGAGCGGTTGCGCGAGTTCATGTCGGTCGCGTCGACGGCAAAGCTGCCGAGCGGGAGACGGGATCGGACGTCGCTGCAGCGGCAGCGGAGTCGCTGCGCTTGCTGCGGCGTCACGCGGTTGTTGCCGTTCCACTCAAATCGGAGCAGCTCACCGGCATCGTTCTCAGCTCTGCGTTCCTGGTGGACAGAGAGCTCTGGGATGATTTTATTGCCGCGGTCGACGACCAGCGACGCCGCAACCCCCGCCTCGCTCTCGACCTCAGTGGTCCGTGGCCGCCGTTCGATTTCGTACGCATGCAATTCGGGGGCTGA
- a CDS encoding HAMP domain-containing sensor histidine kinase: MTRVEAKTHPLSSTAGGTASMGDERLSALEQQLRAALEEVADLRARDQLKTQFLANISHDLRTPLTAVITHAEILRDGLLGPLSDRQMESINGIISGGRQLLSQVGEILTYAKGAANQLTLIPASFSIADVLQQVYSLNESLLARKKIQFEFDVDPSTPVIVADREKVTHIVGNLFGNAIDFTPAGGSVWLKAQQRRRAEVIELLVEVGDTGVGIAPEHHDLIFREFAQVDATPSRPHHGTGLGLTIARKLVELHGGQIWVESTVGTGSRFFFTIPYSG, from the coding sequence ATGACGCGCGTGGAAGCGAAGACACATCCGCTGTCTTCGACCGCGGGGGGAACCGCGTCGATGGGTGACGAACGCCTCTCCGCGCTGGAGCAGCAGCTGCGTGCGGCGCTCGAGGAGGTCGCCGACCTCCGGGCTCGCGACCAGCTCAAGACGCAGTTCCTCGCCAACATCTCGCATGATCTCCGCACGCCGCTCACCGCGGTCATCACGCATGCGGAAATTCTGCGCGATGGACTTCTTGGTCCGCTGTCCGATCGTCAGATGGAGAGCATCAACGGTATCATCAGCGGCGGCCGCCAATTGCTGTCGCAAGTGGGTGAGATTCTCACGTACGCCAAAGGGGCCGCGAATCAACTCACACTGATACCGGCCAGCTTCTCGATCGCTGACGTGTTACAGCAGGTGTATTCGCTCAACGAGTCGCTGCTCGCGCGCAAGAAAATTCAGTTCGAGTTCGACGTCGATCCGAGTACGCCGGTGATCGTCGCCGACCGCGAGAAGGTGACACACATCGTCGGCAACTTGTTCGGTAACGCCATCGACTTCACGCCCGCCGGTGGCAGCGTATGGCTCAAGGCGCAGCAACGACGTCGCGCCGAGGTGATTGAATTGCTCGTCGAAGTCGGCGACACGGGCGTTGGCATCGCGCCCGAACATCACGATCTGATCTTCCGTGAATTTGCCCAGGTCGATGCGACGCCCTCGCGTCCCCATCATGGCACGGGACTTGGATTAACGATCGCGAGAAAGCTCGTGGAGCTACATGGTGGACAGATCTGGGTCGAGAGCACCGTTGGGACAGGGAGCCGATTCTTCTTCACGATCCCCTATTCGGGGTGA
- a CDS encoding alkaline phosphatase family protein has protein sequence MNAISTPNETDSIPPLATDGGAATADAGSTSRRLRLLRWYYGLKYRVFRRERRPRDGRRGLIALQIDALAYEELRRAIELGYCPELTTMVREEGYVLRRWFCGLPSATPYCQAGIFYGANDGIPAFRFYDKASRFVVTCNSPRGVQYIRDRIHTPGALAGGSSYVNLLDGDAQTVAFTVATRRRMSVYRRLGGTRMALLIALHPIRSAIIVVYSVIEWLREEWERTVGELSRQRTHSEGLFPFIRILSNVVVRELQTMAILLDIHLGVPVIYSTYMQYDELGHHFGPASWQALRDLRRTDSRIRSIRRMIRSAAGREYDLVILSDHGMAPSASYRVRYGESLGSTVQRILDGDAARRGRMSLSTHTSENPISEYGDVGANLLESIAMETPPRRRAVRRVLRRVGNWMRRHYGVRELILPEKYRVDDRHDVVVTYSSSLALVYFADVAERLSYDAIARDRRRAQLYAQLLAHPGIGLIGTLDDDSVRVENAKGRALIRDGALVDVRGANPLEPYGTEPLLARAVERLVRQANAGDLVLFGAFDGYEIVCFDDQIGAHGSAGGSQLHPFLIAPRSLGLESAVLEDARDLHGALMTKYAVETA, from the coding sequence GTGAACGCGATCAGCACACCTAACGAAACGGATTCCATTCCCCCTCTCGCGACGGATGGCGGCGCGGCAACGGCGGACGCGGGCAGCACGTCCAGGCGTCTTCGATTGCTCCGGTGGTATTACGGACTGAAATATCGCGTCTTTCGACGAGAGCGGCGACCGCGCGATGGACGGCGCGGGCTGATTGCGTTGCAGATCGACGCGCTTGCGTACGAAGAGCTGCGCCGCGCGATCGAGCTGGGATACTGTCCGGAGCTCACCACGATGGTTCGTGAGGAGGGCTATGTCCTGCGTCGCTGGTTCTGCGGCCTGCCATCAGCTACACCCTACTGTCAGGCAGGCATCTTCTACGGAGCGAACGACGGCATTCCCGCCTTTCGATTTTACGACAAAGCATCACGCTTCGTCGTCACGTGCAACAGTCCGCGCGGCGTCCAATACATTCGCGATCGCATTCACACGCCGGGTGCGCTCGCCGGTGGTTCCAGCTATGTGAATCTGCTCGACGGCGATGCGCAGACAGTCGCTTTCACGGTCGCAACCCGCCGACGGATGTCGGTCTATCGCCGACTCGGCGGTACGCGCATGGCGCTGCTCATCGCGCTTCATCCGATTCGCTCGGCGATCATCGTCGTGTACTCGGTGATCGAATGGCTGCGTGAAGAGTGGGAACGGACCGTCGGCGAGCTGTCGCGGCAACGGACGCATAGCGAGGGATTGTTTCCGTTCATTCGCATCCTGAGCAACGTCGTCGTACGGGAGCTGCAGACGATGGCGATCCTGCTCGACATCCATCTCGGTGTCCCGGTGATCTACAGCACGTACATGCAGTACGACGAGCTCGGACATCATTTCGGACCGGCGAGCTGGCAGGCGCTTCGCGACCTTCGCCGCACCGACTCACGCATCCGAAGCATTCGACGCATGATTCGCAGCGCCGCCGGACGTGAGTACGATCTGGTGATTCTCTCGGACCATGGGATGGCTCCCTCGGCGAGCTATCGTGTCCGATACGGTGAGTCGTTAGGTAGCACGGTCCAGCGGATTCTCGATGGCGACGCCGCGCGCCGTGGACGAATGAGCCTCAGCACGCACACGAGCGAAAATCCGATCAGCGAGTACGGCGACGTCGGCGCGAATCTGCTTGAGTCGATCGCGATGGAGACGCCGCCGCGGCGGCGTGCCGTGCGCCGCGTGCTTCGCCGGGTTGGCAATTGGATGCGTCGCCATTACGGCGTCCGGGAGCTCATTCTTCCGGAGAAGTACCGCGTCGACGATCGCCACGACGTCGTCGTGACGTACAGTTCGTCGCTCGCGCTCGTGTATTTTGCGGACGTCGCGGAGCGTCTCTCGTACGACGCCATCGCCCGGGACCGCCGTCGCGCGCAGCTGTACGCCCAGCTGCTCGCCCATCCTGGGATTGGCCTCATCGGCACGCTGGACGACGACTCCGTTCGCGTGGAGAACGCGAAGGGACGCGCTTTGATCCGCGACGGCGCGCTCGTCGACGTGCGTGGTGCCAACCCTCTCGAGCCGTACGGCACGGAGCCGCTTCTCGCGCGGGCCGTCGAGCGGCTCGTCAGGCAGGCGAACGCCGGCGATCTGGTGCTCTTCGGCGCATTCGACGGCTATGAGATCGTCTGCTTCGACGACCAGATCGGGGCGCACGGCTCGGCCGGCGGAAGCCAGCTCCATCCGTTCCTGATCGCGCCGCGATCGTTAGGTCTGGAGAGCGCCGTGCTCGAGGACGCGCGCGATCTGCACGGGGCCCTCATGACCAAGTACGCGGTCGAGACTGCCTAA
- a CDS encoding serine/threonine-protein kinase: MPEVIAAPFEQPDAEISKLRRATGSRYRVIRRLGGGGMADVYFAEQALLARRVVIKVLHAHLGKDPEIAERFRREAESAAQLCHPHICPILDYGEVDGIVFTVMPYYDGGSLADKVQKQGNVDALLVAAASAQVASGLDYAHRHGIVHRDVKPDNVLFDEDGNAIITDFGIATARFHGRLTASGRAMGTPHYMSPEQAMGKLIDGRSDVYAMGIMLYESLAGYPPFDGADSFSVGYKQVHEKPVPLDEANKRVPAVLSSVVMRCLEKNPADRYARGYELADALIAFLASSPNAKEYTRLARVARLAKGA; the protein is encoded by the coding sequence TTGCCAGAGGTCATCGCAGCGCCGTTCGAGCAGCCGGACGCGGAGATCTCGAAGCTTCGTCGCGCAACCGGGAGCCGTTATCGTGTCATTCGCCGGCTCGGCGGCGGCGGCATGGCCGACGTCTACTTTGCCGAACAGGCGCTCCTCGCTCGACGCGTCGTCATCAAGGTACTCCACGCGCACCTCGGGAAGGATCCGGAGATCGCCGAGCGCTTCCGTCGTGAGGCGGAATCCGCGGCCCAGCTCTGCCATCCGCACATCTGTCCGATCCTCGACTACGGTGAAGTCGACGGCATCGTTTTCACGGTGATGCCGTACTACGATGGCGGCTCTCTCGCCGACAAGGTGCAAAAGCAGGGCAATGTCGACGCGCTTCTCGTCGCCGCGGCGTCGGCGCAGGTCGCGTCAGGCCTCGACTACGCGCATCGTCACGGCATCGTTCATCGCGACGTGAAGCCGGACAACGTGCTCTTCGACGAGGACGGCAACGCGATCATCACCGATTTCGGCATCGCCACTGCGCGCTTTCACGGGCGACTGACCGCGAGCGGACGTGCGATGGGGACCCCACACTACATGTCGCCAGAACAGGCGATGGGAAAGCTCATCGATGGCCGGAGCGACGTCTACGCGATGGGCATCATGCTTTACGAATCCCTCGCGGGATATCCGCCCTTCGACGGCGCGGATTCGTTCTCCGTCGGCTACAAGCAGGTGCACGAGAAACCGGTTCCCCTCGACGAAGCGAACAAGCGCGTCCCGGCGGTCCTCTCCTCGGTCGTGATGCGATGCCTCGAGAAGAATCCCGCAGATCGCTATGCGCGCGGGTATGAGCTGGCGGATGCGCTCATCGCATTTCTCGCGTCGTCGCCGAATGCCAAGGAGTACACTCGCCTCGCGCGCGTGGCGAGATTGGCGAAGGGAGCATAG
- a CDS encoding response regulator — MLIVEDNDLVSGALRVLFEQTGRRVSIAATVADAVSIASADQPDLMLIDLTLPDGNGLAILEQLRGINRSPRVAVALTGHDEPGIAERCAELGCADVLLKPVPTRELLKRAEAWLA, encoded by the coding sequence GTGCTCATCGTCGAAGACAACGACCTCGTGAGTGGCGCGCTGCGCGTCCTGTTCGAACAGACGGGACGGCGCGTCTCGATTGCCGCGACCGTCGCCGACGCGGTGTCCATCGCGAGCGCGGATCAACCCGATCTGATGCTGATCGACCTCACGCTGCCGGATGGCAACGGGCTCGCCATCCTCGAGCAATTGCGAGGCATCAACCGTTCTCCCCGAGTCGCGGTCGCGCTCACCGGACACGACGAGCCAGGGATCGCCGAGCGATGCGCGGAGCTGGGATGCGCCGACGTGCTCCTGAAGCCGGTGCCGACTCGCGAGCTCCTGAAGCGAGCGGAGGCGTGGCTCGCCTAA
- a CDS encoding cytochrome c biogenesis protein CcdA, whose translation MESVSLGVLIAFTAGLLSFLSPCVLPLIPSYVTFVTGLSLEDVQHSRKTALVHALLFVIGFSLIFLALGATATAVGRLLLLNRRWISRIGGVLVVLLGLYLLGAFNMRFLARERRIHIADKPLGYLGSVLVGIAFGAGWSPCIGPILGGILTYTATQAELRRGILLLGAYSLGLAIPFLIAAVAVERFIAVFQRYRSKLVWVDRIAGALLIIVGILMMTNYMSVLTSYLQSLTPAALRNRL comes from the coding sequence ATGGAATCCGTTTCGTTAGGTGTGCTGATCGCGTTCACCGCCGGCCTGCTCAGCTTCCTGTCACCCTGCGTGTTGCCCCTTATTCCGAGCTACGTCACCTTCGTGACCGGGCTGAGTCTGGAGGATGTTCAGCATTCGCGAAAGACGGCGCTCGTCCACGCACTGTTGTTCGTCATCGGTTTCTCTCTCATTTTCCTCGCGCTCGGAGCCACCGCGACCGCGGTCGGCCGTCTCTTGTTGCTCAATCGCCGCTGGATCAGCCGTATCGGCGGTGTCCTCGTCGTGCTGCTCGGCCTGTATCTGCTCGGCGCCTTCAATATGCGCTTCCTTGCGCGAGAGCGCCGAATTCATATCGCCGACAAGCCGCTCGGGTACCTCGGCTCGGTGCTAGTCGGCATTGCGTTTGGTGCCGGCTGGAGTCCTTGCATCGGTCCGATCCTCGGCGGCATCCTCACCTACACCGCGACGCAAGCCGAGTTGCGGCGGGGCATTCTTCTGCTCGGTGCGTACTCGCTGGGTCTGGCGATCCCGTTCCTCATCGCGGCGGTGGCGGTCGAGCGCTTCATCGCCGTTTTTCAGCGGTACCGATCGAAGCTGGTCTGGGTGGATCGCATTGCCGGCGCATTGCTGATCATCGTCGGCATTCTGATGATGACGAACTACATGTCTGTGCTCACAAGCTACTTGCAAAGCCTAACGCCAGCCGCCCTGCGAAACCGGCTCTGA
- a CDS encoding dipeptide epimerase — MKLSYDTHTVHTKHPFVIARGGSSEWKLIRVRLVDRDGAEGWGEAAPNRFYGETTESAIAAYGRLAPIAERVLSEDPFALETLETEMNAAIRLNGSMKSAISAGAHDLVGKKLDIPVYKLWGLDPSKAPRSSFTIGIPATEKELEARVDEAIQYPVLKIKLGSDRDEEIIRAVRRAAPTKTLRVDANAAWTAKYALRMIDLLAELGVEFVEQPLPSHDLEGLRFVRERSALPVIADESCVVATDVAKLAGIVDGINIKLSKCGGLREAMRMIATARAHGMIVMCGCMIESSLGISAAAHFASLLDHADFDGAALLADDPYEGATIERGEIRVPDAPGLGVTRRAMASLSS, encoded by the coding sequence ATGAAGCTCTCCTACGACACCCACACCGTTCACACGAAGCATCCATTTGTCATCGCACGAGGCGGCTCGAGCGAGTGGAAGCTGATTCGCGTTCGTCTCGTCGATCGAGACGGCGCCGAGGGGTGGGGCGAGGCTGCACCGAATCGCTTTTACGGCGAAACAACCGAAAGCGCGATTGCCGCATACGGGAGGCTCGCTCCGATTGCCGAGCGCGTTCTCTCGGAAGACCCCTTCGCTCTCGAGACCCTCGAGACTGAAATGAACGCGGCGATCCGACTGAACGGTTCGATGAAGTCGGCGATCAGCGCCGGCGCGCATGATCTCGTCGGCAAGAAGCTCGACATACCGGTGTACAAGCTCTGGGGTCTCGACCCATCGAAGGCGCCGCGATCGAGCTTCACGATTGGAATTCCGGCGACGGAGAAGGAGCTCGAGGCGCGCGTCGACGAAGCGATTCAATATCCCGTGCTCAAGATCAAGCTCGGGAGCGATCGCGACGAGGAGATCATTCGCGCCGTTCGTCGTGCCGCGCCAACGAAGACTCTGCGAGTCGACGCGAACGCGGCATGGACGGCAAAGTACGCCCTTCGAATGATCGATCTCCTCGCCGAGCTGGGAGTCGAATTCGTCGAGCAGCCGCTTCCGTCGCACGACCTTGAGGGGCTTCGTTTCGTGCGCGAGCGCTCCGCGCTCCCGGTCATCGCCGACGAGTCGTGCGTCGTCGCGACCGACGTCGCGAAGCTCGCCGGCATCGTCGACGGGATCAACATCAAGCTCTCGAAGTGCGGCGGCCTTCGTGAGGCGATGCGCATGATCGCGACGGCGCGCGCGCACGGCATGATCGTGATGTGTGGTTGCATGATCGAGTCGAGCCTTGGCATCTCGGCGGCAGCGCACTTCGCGTCGCTGCTCGATCACGCGGACTTCGACGGCGCTGCACTCCTCGCTGACGATCCGTACGAGGGCGCGACGATCGAGCGCGGCGAGATTCGCGTGCCTGATGCGCCGGGGCTTGGTGTGACGCGTCGAGCCATGGCATCCCTGTCATCCTGA
- the priA gene encoding primosomal protein N', which translates to MLVDVALPLPLFRTFTYAVEGRGTPLDAGTRVLVPFRNRKEIGIVVGEGSARDGITPKPVAAIPDDAPVLDASMLALCRWISQYYVVPLGVALRCALPAALSGADDPVPSQKRRRMARIVRDLPSLLHRDNVFARAPQQRALFELIESLGGRVAVEHLVERLTFSPSVLKRLVARGVVEIEEDVVARDPFADRPTEARALVPSPAQEQAIQALRAGRQGETFLLHGITGSGKTLVYIELLRTIVDERGQSAIVLVPEIALTPQTVDRFRAAFGNRVAVLHSALSDGERYDAWLALRRGEKRIAVGARSAIFAPLANLGAIIVDEEHESSYKQGEAPRYHAREVAIMRARTEGAVVVLGSATPSLESWVNASAGKHRLLSLPDRVGGGRLPTIDVVDIRETQKTVTDRAGPNDPFRRVIGELLELALSTRLQRHEQSILLLNRRGYAAFIQCGDCGDVAACPHCSISLTYHRTPERLVCHYCQHAEPPRTKCARCGGSMLRQRGLGTQQVERLIAERFPAARVARMDVDTTSGKWAHAEILDRVARREVDVLLGTQMIAKGLDFPNVTLVGVVDADVGINLPDFRASERSFQLLSQVAGRAGRGPKGGEVIIQTRVPAHHAVRFAVAHDYASFVREELRGRERPVYPPYIRLANVVFSGTTEGATAQLALNAAAWLQRLVRQSGGEMQIVGPAPCAVDRIKRRWRWHLLLKANNPGELTKVSRYFAERFPVPKGGDLRVTIDRDPVALL; encoded by the coding sequence ATGCTCGTCGACGTCGCCCTGCCGCTTCCGCTCTTTCGGACGTTCACGTACGCGGTAGAGGGCCGAGGTACGCCGCTCGACGCGGGCACGCGCGTGCTCGTTCCTTTTCGTAATCGGAAGGAGATCGGGATCGTCGTTGGCGAGGGCAGCGCGCGCGACGGTATAACGCCGAAGCCTGTCGCTGCGATCCCGGACGATGCACCGGTGCTCGATGCGTCGATGCTCGCGCTGTGCCGGTGGATCTCGCAGTACTACGTCGTTCCCCTCGGCGTCGCATTACGCTGTGCGCTGCCCGCTGCCCTGAGCGGCGCCGATGACCCGGTGCCCTCGCAGAAGCGTCGCCGCATGGCGCGGATCGTCCGTGACCTGCCGTCGCTGCTTCATCGAGACAACGTCTTCGCGCGCGCGCCGCAGCAGCGCGCGCTGTTCGAGCTCATCGAGTCGTTAGGCGGACGCGTTGCGGTGGAGCATCTCGTCGAGCGGCTGACCTTCTCGCCATCCGTGCTCAAGCGACTCGTTGCTCGCGGCGTTGTGGAAATCGAGGAGGACGTCGTTGCGCGAGATCCGTTTGCCGACCGGCCCACGGAAGCGCGCGCGCTCGTGCCGTCGCCTGCTCAGGAACAAGCAATCCAGGCCTTACGTGCCGGCCGTCAGGGCGAAACGTTCCTGTTGCACGGCATAACCGGGAGCGGCAAGACGCTCGTGTACATCGAGCTGCTGCGCACGATCGTCGACGAGCGTGGCCAGAGCGCGATCGTTCTCGTGCCCGAGATCGCACTCACGCCCCAGACCGTAGATCGCTTTCGCGCGGCATTTGGCAATCGCGTCGCCGTCCTCCACAGCGCGCTGAGCGACGGCGAGCGCTACGACGCATGGCTTGCGCTGCGGCGCGGCGAGAAGCGAATCGCGGTCGGCGCGCGCTCGGCGATCTTCGCGCCACTCGCCAACCTTGGCGCGATCATCGTCGACGAGGAGCACGAGTCGAGCTACAAGCAGGGCGAGGCGCCGCGCTATCACGCGCGCGAGGTCGCGATCATGCGCGCCCGCACCGAGGGCGCCGTCGTCGTCCTTGGGAGCGCGACACCGAGTCTCGAGAGCTGGGTGAACGCGTCGGCGGGGAAGCACAGGCTGCTCTCGCTTCCCGATCGTGTCGGCGGCGGTCGGCTGCCGACGATCGACGTCGTCGACATCCGCGAAACCCAGAAAACCGTCACGGATCGTGCCGGGCCTAACGATCCTTTTCGGCGCGTCATCGGCGAGCTGCTCGAGCTCGCGCTCTCGACCCGCCTCCAGCGTCACGAACAGAGCATTCTCCTGCTCAATCGCCGCGGGTATGCGGCGTTCATCCAGTGCGGCGACTGCGGCGATGTCGCCGCCTGTCCCCACTGCTCGATCAGCCTGACGTACCATCGCACGCCGGAACGACTCGTCTGTCACTACTGCCAACACGCCGAACCGCCACGAACGAAGTGCGCGCGCTGCGGCGGCAGCATGCTGCGGCAGCGTGGTCTCGGCACCCAGCAGGTCGAGCGGCTGATCGCCGAACGCTTTCCCGCGGCGCGTGTCGCGCGCATGGACGTCGACACGACCAGCGGCAAGTGGGCACACGCGGAGATCCTCGATCGCGTCGCGCGCCGCGAAGTCGATGTGCTTCTCGGCACGCAGATGATCGCGAAGGGACTCGACTTTCCGAATGTGACGCTGGTCGGCGTCGTCGACGCAGATGTCGGCATCAATCTGCCGGATTTCCGCGCCTCGGAGCGATCGTTCCAGCTCTTGAGTCAGGTGGCGGGCCGCGCGGGGCGCGGGCCCAAGGGCGGAGAGGTGATCATCCAGACGCGCGTGCCCGCGCACCACGCGGTACGATTCGCAGTTGCTCATGACTACGCGTCGTTCGTGCGCGAGGAGTTGCGGGGACGCGAGCGTCCGGTGTATCCGCCATACATTCGTCTCGCCAACGTCGTCTTCAGCGGAACGACGGAGGGAGCGACGGCGCAGCTGGCGCTCAACGCCGCTGCCTGGTTGCAGAGGCTCGTTAGGCAATCCGGCGGCGAGATGCAGATCGTCGGCCCCGCTCCGTGCGCGGTCGATCGCATCAAGCGGCGTTGGCGGTGGCATCTCCTGCTCAAGGCCAACAATCCCGGCGAGCTCACGAAGGTATCCCGGTACTTCGCGGAACGCTTTCCAGTGCCCAAGGGCGGGGATCTCCGGGTGACGATAGATCGGGACCCGGTCGCGCTGCTCTGA
- a CDS encoding histone deacetylase, which translates to MPVAFISNADCGRHDTGWGHPEHVGRLRAIPRALRERPELFHALMHVEGRHATRDELSLAHDALYVDRVHAIVDAGGGPLDPDTVASPGSWDAATAAAGCVLDGVDMAMDGRASRSFCAVRPPGHHALRARAMGFCLFGNVAIGARYARSRHAVERVLIVDWDVHHGNGTQALVEEEPNVHFVSMHQWPWYPGTGAAADRGPHETVWNVPLPPGLPADRYVSAFLAAVDDATRGWIPDLVFISAGFDSLAGDPLGGFTLEMSDVDRLTREMVARAESWCQGRLVSALEGGYVPERLGEACVTMMAALVAGE; encoded by the coding sequence GTGCCGGTCGCGTTCATTTCCAACGCAGACTGCGGCCGGCACGACACCGGCTGGGGCCATCCCGAGCACGTCGGCCGGCTGCGCGCGATCCCGCGTGCGCTCCGAGAGCGCCCCGAGCTTTTCCACGCTCTCATGCACGTCGAGGGACGGCACGCGACACGGGACGAACTGTCGCTCGCGCACGACGCACTCTACGTCGATCGCGTGCACGCAATCGTCGACGCGGGCGGTGGGCCTCTCGACCCCGACACGGTCGCAAGCCCCGGATCCTGGGACGCTGCAACGGCGGCCGCAGGTTGCGTCCTCGATGGGGTCGACATGGCGATGGACGGCCGCGCCTCGCGGAGCTTCTGCGCGGTCCGGCCGCCGGGACACCACGCGCTTCGCGCGCGGGCCATGGGCTTCTGTCTCTTTGGCAACGTAGCCATCGGCGCGCGATATGCCCGGTCCAGGCATGCCGTCGAGCGCGTGTTGATCGTGGATTGGGACGTACATCACGGAAACGGAACCCAGGCGCTCGTCGAAGAGGAGCCGAACGTCCATTTCGTGTCGATGCACCAGTGGCCTTGGTATCCGGGGACAGGCGCCGCGGCAGACCGCGGACCTCACGAAACGGTCTGGAATGTGCCACTGCCTCCTGGTCTCCCCGCGGATCGCTACGTTTCGGCCTTTCTCGCCGCGGTGGACGACGCGACGCGCGGTTGGATTCCCGATCTTGTTTTCATCTCGGCAGGCTTCGACTCGCTCGCCGGTGACCCGTTAGGCGGATTTACGCTCGAGATGTCGGACGTCGACCGGCTCACACGGGAGATGGTAGCCCGGGCGGAAAGCTGGTGCCAGGGGCGACTCGTGAGCGCCCTGGAGGGCGGCTACGTGCCGGAGCGGCTGGGTGAGGCGTGCGTCACCATGATGGCGGCGTTGGTGGCTGGGGAATAG